In one window of Gossypium hirsutum isolate 1008001.06 chromosome A01, Gossypium_hirsutum_v2.1, whole genome shotgun sequence DNA:
- the LOC107944442 gene encoding uncharacterized protein: MLPINYESWHHMPDSNKNQALANIKERFALEVSDDYIKKALGKRWRDNKSTLKKQYFKKDISLEEKLRNVPPGMLRYQWEDAVRFWNSKKGEDRERVGTSSR; this comes from the exons atgttgcccatcaactacgaatcatggcatcacatgcctgatagcaacaaaaatcaggctctcgctaatattaag gagagatttgctttagaagtctccgatgattatatcaagaaggcattaggtaaaagatggagagacaataaaagcactttaaagaaacaatattttaagaaagacataagcctcgaggaaaaacTGAGAAATGTTCCGCCAGGAATGCTGAGGtatcaatgggaagatgcggttagattttggaattcaaagaaaggagag gaccgtgagcgagttggaacaagcagcaggtaa